Proteins from a genomic interval of Salvelinus sp. IW2-2015 linkage group LG14, ASM291031v2, whole genome shotgun sequence:
- the vgll2a gene encoding transcription cofactor vestigial-like protein 2a isoform X2 has translation MSCLDVMYQVYGPPPQPYFAAAYSPYHHQKLAFYSKMQEAQESISGGSSFSNLPGPTIKEEDCAREKDHPPEAEYLNSRCVLFTYFHGDISSVVDEHFSRALSQPTSYVHGSTSNKSARDGLFPMSQRSFPPSFWNSAYQPSSLSSALGSSYSDIPFPGDPYSSASLHSHLHQATPEPWHHSHHHHHSYSLGGAIGTQGSPYPRPSMHEVYGTHFDPRYSSLLVPSVRPHRLPPSTVPGPSASPCDIGKSESASSAWTGAFTGAGADISQSIGLNVDAARCYTFSGGNILS, from the exons ATGAGCTGCTTGGATGTTATGTATCAAGTGTATGGTCCACCACCTCAGCCTTATTTTGCCGCAGCGTATAGCCCATATCATCACCAG AAATTGGCATTTTATTCCAAAATGCAAGAAGCGCAAGAGAGCATCAGCGGGGGCAGCTCGTTCTCAAATCTCCCTGGGCCGACGATAAAAGAGGAAGACTGCGCGCGCGAGAAGGATCACCCTCCCGAGGCCGAGTACCTGAACTCGCGTTGCGTGCTCTTCACCTACTTCCACGGGGACATCAGCTCGGTGGTGGACGAGCACTTCAGCCGGGCcctcagccagccaaccagctacGTCCACGGGTCAACCAGCAACAAGTCCGCACGAG ATGGATTATTCCCGATGAGCCAGAGGAGTTTCCCCCCATCCTTCTGGAACAGTGCGTACCAGCCCTCGTCCCTGAGCAGTGCCTTAGGATCCTCCTACTCAGACATACCCTTCCCTGGGGACCCCTACTCCTCTGCCTCCCTACACAGTCACCTCCACCAGGCCACCCCAGAGCCCTGGCAccactcacaccaccaccaccactcttaCTCACTCGGCGGGGCCATCGGCACCCAGGGCTCTCCCTACCCTCGACCCAGCATGCACGAAGTCTACGGCACGCACTTTGACCCCCGCTACAGTTCTCTGCTGGTGCCCTCTGTCCGGCCGCACCGGCTCCCTCCATCCACTGTCCCCGGACCCAGTGCCTCACCGTGTGACATTGGGAAGAGCGAGTCAGCCAGCTCGGCCTGGACTGGGGCGTTCACAGGGGCAGGGGCAGACATCAGCCAGAGCATCGGCCTCAATGTGGATGCAG CTCGATGCTACACCTTCAGTGGCGGAAACATCCTCAGCTGA
- the vgll2a gene encoding transcription cofactor vestigial-like protein 2a isoform X3 encodes MPGRDPPNDYVQKLAFYSKMQEAQESISGGSSFSNLPGPTIKEEDCAREKDHPPEAEYLNSRCVLFTYFHGDISSVVDEHFSRALSQPTSYVHGSTSNKSARDGLFPMSQRSFPPSFWNSAYQPSSLSSALGSSYSDIPFPGDPYSSASLHSHLHQATPEPWHHSHHHHHSYSLGGAIGTQGSPYPRPSMHEVYGTHFDPRYSSLLVPSVRPHRLPPSTVPGPSASPCDIGKSESASSAWTGAFTGAGADISQSIGLNVDAGLQAQDKSKDLYWF; translated from the exons ATGCCTGGCCGTGacccaccaaatgattatgtGCAG AAATTGGCATTTTATTCCAAAATGCAAGAAGCGCAAGAGAGCATCAGCGGGGGCAGCTCGTTCTCAAATCTCCCTGGGCCGACGATAAAAGAGGAAGACTGCGCGCGCGAGAAGGATCACCCTCCCGAGGCCGAGTACCTGAACTCGCGTTGCGTGCTCTTCACCTACTTCCACGGGGACATCAGCTCGGTGGTGGACGAGCACTTCAGCCGGGCcctcagccagccaaccagctacGTCCACGGGTCAACCAGCAACAAGTCCGCACGAG ATGGATTATTCCCGATGAGCCAGAGGAGTTTCCCCCCATCCTTCTGGAACAGTGCGTACCAGCCCTCGTCCCTGAGCAGTGCCTTAGGATCCTCCTACTCAGACATACCCTTCCCTGGGGACCCCTACTCCTCTGCCTCCCTACACAGTCACCTCCACCAGGCCACCCCAGAGCCCTGGCAccactcacaccaccaccaccactcttaCTCACTCGGCGGGGCCATCGGCACCCAGGGCTCTCCCTACCCTCGACCCAGCATGCACGAAGTCTACGGCACGCACTTTGACCCCCGCTACAGTTCTCTGCTGGTGCCCTCTGTCCGGCCGCACCGGCTCCCTCCATCCACTGTCCCCGGACCCAGTGCCTCACCGTGTGACATTGGGAAGAGCGAGTCAGCCAGCTCGGCCTGGACTGGGGCGTTCACAGGGGCAGGGGCAGACATCAGCCAGAGCATCGGCCTCAATGTGGATGCAG gtCTGCAGGCCCAGGATAAGAGCAAGGACTTGTACTGGTTTTAA
- the vgll2a gene encoding transcription cofactor vestigial-like protein 2a isoform X4: MYFLLCNVGKGLKLAFYSKMQEAQESISGGSSFSNLPGPTIKEEDCAREKDHPPEAEYLNSRCVLFTYFHGDISSVVDEHFSRALSQPTSYVHGSTSNKSARDGLFPMSQRSFPPSFWNSAYQPSSLSSALGSSYSDIPFPGDPYSSASLHSHLHQATPEPWHHSHHHHHSYSLGGAIGTQGSPYPRPSMHEVYGTHFDPRYSSLLVPSVRPHRLPPSTVPGPSASPCDIGKSESASSAWTGAFTGAGADISQSIGLNVDAGLQAQDKSKDLYWF, from the exons atgtattttttactctgcaatgttgggaaagggctc AAATTGGCATTTTATTCCAAAATGCAAGAAGCGCAAGAGAGCATCAGCGGGGGCAGCTCGTTCTCAAATCTCCCTGGGCCGACGATAAAAGAGGAAGACTGCGCGCGCGAGAAGGATCACCCTCCCGAGGCCGAGTACCTGAACTCGCGTTGCGTGCTCTTCACCTACTTCCACGGGGACATCAGCTCGGTGGTGGACGAGCACTTCAGCCGGGCcctcagccagccaaccagctacGTCCACGGGTCAACCAGCAACAAGTCCGCACGAG ATGGATTATTCCCGATGAGCCAGAGGAGTTTCCCCCCATCCTTCTGGAACAGTGCGTACCAGCCCTCGTCCCTGAGCAGTGCCTTAGGATCCTCCTACTCAGACATACCCTTCCCTGGGGACCCCTACTCCTCTGCCTCCCTACACAGTCACCTCCACCAGGCCACCCCAGAGCCCTGGCAccactcacaccaccaccaccactcttaCTCACTCGGCGGGGCCATCGGCACCCAGGGCTCTCCCTACCCTCGACCCAGCATGCACGAAGTCTACGGCACGCACTTTGACCCCCGCTACAGTTCTCTGCTGGTGCCCTCTGTCCGGCCGCACCGGCTCCCTCCATCCACTGTCCCCGGACCCAGTGCCTCACCGTGTGACATTGGGAAGAGCGAGTCAGCCAGCTCGGCCTGGACTGGGGCGTTCACAGGGGCAGGGGCAGACATCAGCCAGAGCATCGGCCTCAATGTGGATGCAG gtCTGCAGGCCCAGGATAAGAGCAAGGACTTGTACTGGTTTTAA
- the vgll2a gene encoding transcription cofactor vestigial-like protein 2a isoform X1 has translation MSCLDVMYQVYGPPPQPYFAAAYSPYHHQKLAFYSKMQEAQESISGGSSFSNLPGPTIKEEDCAREKDHPPEAEYLNSRCVLFTYFHGDISSVVDEHFSRALSQPTSYVHGSTSNKSARDGLFPMSQRSFPPSFWNSAYQPSSLSSALGSSYSDIPFPGDPYSSASLHSHLHQATPEPWHHSHHHHHSYSLGGAIGTQGSPYPRPSMHEVYGTHFDPRYSSLLVPSVRPHRLPPSTVPGPSASPCDIGKSESASSAWTGAFTGAGADISQSIGLNVDAGLQAQDKSKDLYWF, from the exons ATGAGCTGCTTGGATGTTATGTATCAAGTGTATGGTCCACCACCTCAGCCTTATTTTGCCGCAGCGTATAGCCCATATCATCACCAG AAATTGGCATTTTATTCCAAAATGCAAGAAGCGCAAGAGAGCATCAGCGGGGGCAGCTCGTTCTCAAATCTCCCTGGGCCGACGATAAAAGAGGAAGACTGCGCGCGCGAGAAGGATCACCCTCCCGAGGCCGAGTACCTGAACTCGCGTTGCGTGCTCTTCACCTACTTCCACGGGGACATCAGCTCGGTGGTGGACGAGCACTTCAGCCGGGCcctcagccagccaaccagctacGTCCACGGGTCAACCAGCAACAAGTCCGCACGAG ATGGATTATTCCCGATGAGCCAGAGGAGTTTCCCCCCATCCTTCTGGAACAGTGCGTACCAGCCCTCGTCCCTGAGCAGTGCCTTAGGATCCTCCTACTCAGACATACCCTTCCCTGGGGACCCCTACTCCTCTGCCTCCCTACACAGTCACCTCCACCAGGCCACCCCAGAGCCCTGGCAccactcacaccaccaccaccactcttaCTCACTCGGCGGGGCCATCGGCACCCAGGGCTCTCCCTACCCTCGACCCAGCATGCACGAAGTCTACGGCACGCACTTTGACCCCCGCTACAGTTCTCTGCTGGTGCCCTCTGTCCGGCCGCACCGGCTCCCTCCATCCACTGTCCCCGGACCCAGTGCCTCACCGTGTGACATTGGGAAGAGCGAGTCAGCCAGCTCGGCCTGGACTGGGGCGTTCACAGGGGCAGGGGCAGACATCAGCCAGAGCATCGGCCTCAATGTGGATGCAG gtCTGCAGGCCCAGGATAAGAGCAAGGACTTGTACTGGTTTTAA